In one window of Maribacter sp. BPC-D8 DNA:
- the speB gene encoding agmatinase, which yields MSTSKNYAGISDEFAQLEKSKIILIPVPYDGTSTWGKGADKGPEAFLEASENMELYDIETDSEVYKQGIHLTEPITENSSAEAVVNEVHAVTKDFIKRNKFVTLFGGEHSISIGSIRAFNECFDNLTVLQIDAHADLRESYEGTKYNHACAVYEASQTTNLVQVGIRSMDVIEKTVMDEEKTFFAHDMVNDEYWTDKVVEAMTENVFITFDLDAFDPSIMPSTGTPEPGGLLWYETMEFLKQVFEEKNVVGFDIVELCPNKNDKSSDFLAAKLYYKMLSYKFAGQDFEQEYDNTFDIDYKANTNSKFEDDEE from the coding sequence ATGAGTACATCTAAGAATTATGCCGGAATTTCCGATGAATTCGCACAACTTGAGAAATCGAAAATTATCTTGATACCTGTTCCTTATGACGGAACCAGTACTTGGGGTAAAGGAGCGGACAAAGGTCCGGAAGCTTTTTTAGAAGCTTCTGAAAACATGGAATTGTATGACATTGAAACCGATTCTGAGGTTTATAAACAAGGTATACACTTAACCGAGCCTATAACTGAGAACAGTTCGGCAGAGGCTGTGGTTAACGAAGTTCATGCTGTTACTAAAGACTTTATTAAACGTAACAAGTTTGTAACCCTTTTTGGAGGTGAACATTCAATTTCAATTGGCTCTATACGTGCCTTTAATGAATGTTTCGATAACTTAACGGTATTGCAAATAGATGCACATGCCGATTTAAGAGAATCGTATGAAGGTACCAAGTATAACCATGCTTGTGCTGTATATGAGGCAAGCCAGACTACCAATTTAGTTCAAGTAGGTATTCGTTCTATGGATGTTATTGAAAAGACGGTAATGGACGAAGAGAAAACGTTCTTCGCACATGATATGGTCAATGATGAATATTGGACAGATAAGGTGGTTGAAGCTATGACAGAAAACGTATTTATAACGTTTGATCTAGATGCTTTTGACCCTTCTATTATGCCTTCTACAGGTACTCCAGAACCAGGCGGATTGCTTTGGTACGAAACAATGGAATTCTTAAAGCAGGTTTTTGAAGAAAAGAATGTGGTAGGTTTCGATATTGTTGAACTATGCCCAAATAAAAATGATAAATCGTCAGATTTTTTGGCGGCAAAATTATATTACAAAATGCTCAGCTATAAATTTGCAGGGCAAGATTTTGAACAAGAGTATGATAATACTTTTGACATAGATTATAAAGCTAACACTAATTCAAAATTTGAAGATGACGAAGAATAA
- a CDS encoding RidA family protein: MKYCVLMLLAAFVLSCGDVNKPAKTENDTASANVDTNYNPEAVLDSLGIVLRDQGIPVANYVHAVRTDNLMFLAGKGPKQANGENIIGKLGDSLTIEQGYQAAREVGINQLSVLKAELGDLNKVKRIVSVHGMVNALPDFKDHSKVINGYSDLMVAVFGDKGKHARAAVGMGSLPGNMAVEVEMVVEVYE; encoded by the coding sequence ATGAAATATTGTGTTTTAATGCTTTTAGCCGCTTTTGTTCTGAGTTGTGGCGATGTAAACAAGCCAGCTAAGACAGAAAATGATACCGCGAGTGCTAATGTAGACACTAATTATAACCCAGAAGCTGTTTTAGATAGTTTAGGGATTGTATTGCGTGATCAAGGTATACCGGTTGCAAATTATGTACATGCGGTAAGAACAGATAATCTTATGTTTTTAGCGGGTAAAGGTCCAAAACAGGCTAATGGTGAAAATATTATTGGTAAACTAGGCGATAGTTTAACTATTGAACAAGGTTATCAAGCTGCTCGCGAGGTCGGTATTAATCAGTTGTCGGTTTTAAAAGCTGAACTTGGTGATCTAAATAAAGTGAAAAGAATTGTTAGTGTACATGGTATGGTTAATGCCTTACCAGATTTTAAAGACCACTCGAAAGTCATTAATGGTTATTCAGATTTAATGGTTGCCGTTTTTGGGGATAAAGGAAAACATGCACGAGCGGCAGTTGGTATGGGGTCTCTACCTGGTAATATGGCTGTTGAGGTTGAAATGGTCGTTGAGGTTTATGAGTAA
- a CDS encoding deoxyhypusine synthase family protein — MTKNKGAITNFIEKYYLHFNAAALVDAAKGYEEQLENGAKMLVSLAGAMSTAEIGKIFAEVIRQDKVQIISCTGANLEEDIMNLVAHSHYKRVPNYRDLTPQDEWDLLEKGLNRVTDTCIPEEEAFRRLQEHIFKIWKDADDKGERFLPHEFMYKMLLSGVLEEYYEIDLKDSWMYAAAEKNLPIICPGWEDSTMGNIFASYVMKGELKASTMKSGIEYMTFLADWYTENSQDGIGFFQIGGGIAGDFPICVVPMLYQDMERTDTPFWSYFCQISDSTTSYGSYSGAVPNEKITWGKLDINTPKFIIESDATIVAPLIFAYLLDM; from the coding sequence ATGACGAAGAATAAAGGTGCTATCACCAATTTTATAGAAAAATACTATTTACATTTCAATGCCGCTGCTTTAGTTGATGCTGCAAAAGGTTATGAAGAGCAATTAGAGAATGGTGCCAAAATGTTGGTGTCATTAGCTGGTGCTATGTCTACAGCTGAAATAGGTAAAATATTTGCAGAGGTTATTCGTCAAGATAAAGTGCAGATCATATCTTGTACAGGCGCAAACCTAGAGGAAGATATCATGAACTTGGTAGCACATTCTCATTACAAACGTGTGCCTAATTACAGAGATTTGACTCCGCAAGACGAGTGGGATCTGTTAGAGAAAGGGTTGAATAGAGTAACAGATACTTGTATTCCTGAAGAAGAAGCATTTAGAAGATTACAAGAGCATATTTTCAAAATTTGGAAAGATGCCGATGATAAAGGAGAGCGTTTTCTACCACATGAGTTCATGTACAAAATGTTACTTTCTGGAGTGCTTGAAGAGTATTACGAAATTGACCTTAAAGATTCGTGGATGTATGCTGCTGCAGAAAAGAACCTACCTATCATTTGCCCAGGTTGGGAAGATAGTACTATGGGTAACATTTTTGCTTCATATGTAATGAAAGGTGAGTTGAAAGCTAGTACTATGAAATCTGGTATCGAGTACATGACCTTCTTGGCAGATTGGTATACTGAAAATTCACAAGACGGAATCGGATTCTTCCAAATTGGTGGTGGTATCGCAGGTGATTTCCCTATTTGTGTAGTACCGATGTTATATCAAGATATGGAACGTACAGACACTCCTTTCTGGAGCTATTTCTGCCAAATAAGTGATAGTACAACTAGTTATGGTTCTTACTCGGGTGCAGTGCCTAACGAGAAAATAACCTGGGGTAAATTAGATATTAATACGCCTAAATTTATAATTGAGAGTGATGCGACAATTGTTGCACCTTTAATTTTTGCTTACCTATTAGACATGTAA
- a CDS encoding arginine decarboxylase, giving the protein MNTKYIDLIDQTYYFPQEEFNLNGEHLQFHGIPLNEVVEQFGSPLKFTYLPKISENILRAKNWFANAIEKNNYKGKYHYCYCTKSSHFQHVMHEALKNEIHMETSSAFDINIIEKLKKDGKLTDQTYVICNGFKREKYIENIARLINNGHQNCVPIIDNYEEIDLLSDAINDTFKVGIRIASEEEPKFEFYTSRLGIGYKNIVPFYENQIKDNDKVELKMLHFFINTGIRDNAYYWNELVKCLKVYVRLKKICPSLDSLNIGGGFPIKNSLAFEYDYQYMINEILNQINITCSEADVPVPHIFTEFGSFTVGESGGAIYEILYQKQQNDREKWNMIDSSFITTLPDTWAINKRFIMLPINRWNDEYERVLLGGLTCDSDDYYNSEQNTNAIYLPKYKREKPLYIGFFNTGAYQESIGGYGGLQHCLIPQPKHILIDKDENGNFTYKQFRAQQKAEDLLDILGYDVTAEDE; this is encoded by the coding sequence ATGAATACCAAATACATTGATCTTATTGATCAAACTTATTATTTTCCACAAGAAGAGTTTAATTTAAATGGCGAGCACTTACAGTTTCACGGTATACCGTTAAACGAGGTGGTCGAACAATTCGGTAGCCCATTAAAGTTTACCTATTTACCGAAGATTTCTGAGAATATTCTGAGAGCCAAAAATTGGTTTGCAAATGCAATAGAGAAGAATAACTATAAAGGTAAATACCATTATTGTTATTGTACTAAAAGTTCGCATTTTCAACATGTAATGCACGAGGCGCTTAAGAACGAGATTCATATGGAAACCTCTTCTGCTTTTGATATCAATATTATAGAAAAACTTAAGAAAGACGGTAAATTAACCGATCAAACGTATGTAATCTGTAACGGATTCAAACGCGAAAAATACATTGAAAATATTGCTCGTTTAATCAATAACGGACACCAAAACTGTGTGCCTATTATTGATAATTACGAAGAAATAGATTTATTATCAGATGCTATCAATGATACTTTTAAAGTAGGTATTCGTATAGCATCAGAAGAAGAGCCAAAATTCGAGTTCTATACTTCTCGTTTAGGTATTGGGTACAAGAACATTGTTCCGTTTTACGAAAACCAAATAAAAGATAATGATAAGGTAGAGCTAAAGATGCTTCACTTTTTTATCAATACTGGTATTCGTGACAATGCGTATTACTGGAACGAGCTTGTAAAATGTTTAAAAGTATATGTTCGATTAAAGAAGATATGCCCTTCATTAGATAGCTTGAACATTGGTGGCGGTTTCCCAATTAAAAACTCATTGGCTTTCGAGTACGATTACCAATACATGATCAACGAGATTTTAAATCAGATCAATATTACGTGTTCAGAAGCAGATGTTCCCGTTCCTCATATTTTTACTGAATTTGGTAGTTTCACCGTAGGTGAAAGTGGTGGTGCTATTTATGAGATTTTATACCAGAAGCAGCAAAATGATCGTGAAAAATGGAATATGATCGATTCATCTTTCATAACTACATTACCAGATACTTGGGCAATCAACAAACGATTTATCATGTTACCAATTAACCGTTGGAACGATGAGTATGAGCGTGTATTGTTAGGCGGATTGACTTGTGATAGTGATGATTACTATAATAGCGAGCAAAACACGAATGCTATCTATTTGCCAAAATATAAGAGAGAGAAACCATTGTATATCGGCTTTTTTAATACAGGTGCATATCAAGAATCTATTGGTGGGTATGGCGGTTTACAGCACTGCTTAATTCCGCAACCAAAGCATATATTGATTGATAAAGATGAAAATGGCAACTTCACTTACAAGCAATTTCGGGCACAGCAAAAGGCAGAGGACTTACTAGATATCTTAGGGTATGATGTTACCGCTGAAGATGAATAA
- a CDS encoding MFS transporter, whose protein sequence is MDSSNSTSKVNANRLFYASCFALITTAFSFAIAAGILDQLKTELELSASQAGLITSMWFLGFPIAMVIGGLIYHKVGGKVIMQFAFFAHAVGILLLIFSGSYMGLLVANLLIGLGNGCTEAACNPMIADAYKGNRMSTMLNRFHMWFPGGIAVGSLLSGFMTDFGIIGQSQVWLLLIPAVIYAFLFYGQTWPKAKVEEAATISGNLKGMFTPLFLFIGICMALTAISEFGPNQWVGLILSKSGAEPTLILALTAGLMAVARFFGGSMVAKFNQTGVLLGSAVLATLGIYLFSTQTGAMAYVAAVIFALGVAYFWPNMIGLAATKTPKTGALGMSIIGAIGMFSSSIFQPIIGGWIDADRAAAEAQGFTGDELELISGQETLGTMVLFPAILIVLFTILYFWLKNKESNVEVAAA, encoded by the coding sequence ATGGACAGTTCTAACTCAACTTCTAAAGTAAATGCGAATAGGCTCTTTTATGCCAGCTGTTTCGCATTAATTACCACGGCATTCTCTTTTGCCATTGCGGCAGGTATATTAGACCAATTAAAAACTGAATTAGAATTAAGCGCTAGTCAAGCGGGACTAATAACCTCTATGTGGTTTTTAGGTTTCCCAATTGCAATGGTAATCGGTGGCTTAATTTATCATAAAGTAGGTGGCAAAGTAATTATGCAGTTTGCATTTTTTGCGCATGCAGTTGGTATTTTGCTTTTGATTTTTTCTGGAAGTTATATGGGACTTTTAGTAGCTAACCTATTAATAGGTCTTGGTAACGGGTGTACCGAAGCTGCTTGTAACCCTATGATTGCCGATGCTTATAAAGGTAATAGAATGAGTACGATGCTAAACAGGTTTCACATGTGGTTTCCTGGTGGTATTGCTGTAGGTAGCTTGCTATCTGGATTCATGACAGATTTCGGTATCATTGGTCAAAGCCAAGTATGGTTGTTACTAATACCAGCTGTTATTTATGCATTTTTATTTTATGGTCAAACTTGGCCTAAAGCAAAAGTGGAAGAAGCTGCTACCATTAGCGGAAACTTAAAAGGAATGTTTACTCCCCTATTCTTGTTTATAGGAATATGTATGGCACTGACTGCAATTTCTGAATTTGGACCAAACCAATGGGTAGGTCTTATTCTTTCTAAAAGTGGTGCTGAGCCAACTTTAATTTTAGCATTGACTGCAGGGTTAATGGCTGTAGCACGTTTCTTTGGAGGAAGCATGGTTGCTAAATTTAACCAAACGGGAGTTCTATTAGGGTCTGCGGTTTTAGCGACTTTAGGTATCTATTTATTTAGCACACAAACAGGAGCTATGGCTTATGTTGCCGCTGTAATATTTGCACTTGGTGTTGCTTACTTCTGGCCAAACATGATTGGTTTAGCTGCAACAAAAACACCTAAAACAGGTGCATTAGGTATGTCTATCATTGGAGCTATAGGTATGTTCTCATCTTCTATCTTTCAACCGATTATTGGTGGTTGGATCGATGCTGATAGAGCTGCTGCAGAAGCACAAGGATTTACAGGTGATGAATTAGAGTTGATTTCAGGTCAAGAAACCTTAGGTACTATGGTACTATTCCCTGCTATTTTAATAGTTCTATTTACCATTCTATACTTCTGGCTAAAGAATAAAGAAAGTAACGTAGAGGTTGCCGCTGCGTAA